A segment of the Candidatus Methanomethylicota archaeon genome:
ATGTAATTTTTGGAACTTCTTCTACATTAAAACCAGCTCTTCTCACAAATTCTACAGCTTCACCATATGTAGAAAAAAACACATCATCTCCTCTTTTTTTAAATAATTCAGCTATAGCAATACATCTTCCAGCATGCCCTAGAGCAATACCGCAAGGAGAAAAGTATATTCGCATAGTGTTTTTATTCTCCTAACTCTCGCTTTATTACTTTGCCATATGGACGTTCTTCGCAAAATACTTCTGCTGTAAAACTGTAAATTTTAACATTCTTTGAAAGCCAACAATCTGGCGGCAAGCCAGCTTTCATACAACATTCTGAAAGAAAAGTTTCTTCATCCCAATTATATTCTACTGGAACTTGAGGTAATAATAAACCAGAATAAGGTCCCATTTCTATAATTAAGCCATCTCTACCTATTTTAATTAATTTTGGATATTCTCTTGGATTTTTAACTTCAAGTAATTTTGGAGGTGTTAATACACTTACTTCAAATATAACTTGAGAGAGTTCTTCTTCTCTTAATGGAGGAAAGCGAGGATCTTTTGTAGCTGCACTTATTGCGGACTCTATAATCGCTTCTATGAGAGGTAAATATGGAAGAGGATAACCAATACAACCTCTTAATATTTTTTCATTATCAATAAGCTTCTCAATTGTTACAAATACTCCACATTTTTCATAAAATTTGACACTTAAGTCCTTAGGGGGTGAAATTTTTTTCTTTTTAGTAATATAGCTAGTAACAGCATCTCTAGCTAATTTAACAAGAAATGTGCCTTCTTCAAGTGTTAACAAAGCCGTCACCTTTTTATCAATTTGATTCGCTTATTTATATCCTTCCAATGACTTCCATACCAATAAACTTTTCCACAATTAGGGCATTTCCAAGTATTAGAAGATGGACCAATGGTTAATAAAGCATTACAAATAGTACATCTTGAGCCTATTAATGATTCATCTATACATAAATTAAGTTCTGAAATTGATTTAATTAAGTCTGTAGAATGTATTAAAAATGATTTTACATTTTCTTTTATAGCTTTTTTAAAAAGTTCTTCATCTCTAGTAATTAATATTCTATCTTCATTTTTTGCAATTTTAATTAAAGTTTCATCATCAAATACTTTATTGTATATTGTATCATAACCCAATAACCTTAACCATCTTGCAAGTCTACCAAGCATTGCATCTACTACAAAACGCAAAATCTAAACTCCCTCTGGAAAGCTTTGTAAAATATACGCCAATATTTCATTATGAGTGAGAATGCCTATGAATTTTTCATTTTCTACAACTATAACACCTGGAATTTGTTCTTTCTTTAAAATTTTAATTACATCACTTAATGGTGTTTCATTTTCTATAGTTGGGACTTTTAATATCATAGCATTGGATATTGAAAATTCCCTAATTTTAGCTCTTTGATGTTTTTCACTTATACGTTTATGAAACTCTATTAAAGAATTCACCATTTCTCTTTCTGATATCGCTCCTATTACTTTACCATCATCATTTAAAACAGGAATTATTAATAAATGATTGTCTAGCATTAATCTTCTTGCATGAATTGCTCTATTGTGAGGATATACCACTGGAATGTCTTTTCGTAATATTAAATTTATAGGAATTATAGAATCTTCAACAAAATACATCATATGACTTCTAAATATAATTCCTAGAAAAGTTTCACCATAAAAGACTGGAAGAGAAGGAACTTTTAAATCTAACATTAATTCAGCACATTTTCTAATAGAAGCATCATTTGATAGTGTTGTAGGAAATTTCTTTAGAAAACCGGAGTTATGCAATGAACCAATAGACAAAATTCTAGATTTTTCTGTACCAATTTTAC
Coding sequences within it:
- a CDS encoding TIGR00296 family protein; its protein translation is MLTLEEGTFLVKLARDAVTSYITKKKKISPPKDLSVKFYEKCGVFVTIEKLIDNEKILRGCIGYPLPYLPLIEAIIESAISAATKDPRFPPLREEELSQVIFEVSVLTPPKLLEVKNPREYPKLIKIGRDGLIIEMGPYSGLLLPQVPVEYNWDEETFLSECCMKAGLPPDCWLSKNVKIYSFTAEVFCEERPYGKVIKRELGE
- a CDS encoding DUF5615 family PIN-like protein, which produces MRFVVDAMLGRLARWLRLLGYDTIYNKVFDDETLIKIAKNEDRILITRDEELFKKAIKENVKSFLIHSTDLIKSISELNLCIDESLIGSRCTICNALLTIGPSSNTWKCPNCGKVYWYGSHWKDINKRIKLIKR
- a CDS encoding CBS domain-containing protein, translating into MTKDPPTIDKDSTILETLDILNKKSIDSVCVCDNGKLIGYIGYREILSKIGTEKSRILSIGSLHNSGFLKKFPTTLSNDASIRKCAELMLDLKVPSLPVFYGETFLGIIFRSHMMYFVEDSIIPINLILRKDIPVVYPHNRAIHARRLMLDNHLLIIPVLNDDGKVIGAISEREMVNSLIEFHKRISEKHQRAKIREFSISNAMILKVPTIENETPLSDVIKILKKEQIPGVIVVENEKFIGILTHNEILAYILQSFPEGV